ACGACAAAGCATCACGAAGGCTACACAAACTGGCCAAGCCCTGTGTCTTGGAACTGGAACTCTAAGGATGTGGGGCCCCATCGTGATTTGGTTGGTGAGTTGGGAACAGCCATCCGGAAGAGGTGCGTGTCCACGGACAGTCACCCCATCTTCGCTTTTGATCTAACCACCCAGTATCATGtgccttctcttctctgctgTGTTTTCTAAGTTTGCATTTAACCAGTACATGGGAGGGTTTCTGGCCCTGAATTGGCAGTGTTTGAACCTTGGCAGTTTTCATGTGACCCAAAGTGACAGCATCAGAGAAGTGCACAGCCCTCTCTGGTTAGGTGAAGGATACGCAGCAGAGACCACGACGCTGCACTTGTGCTCTTCAAAGGATTCTTTCTGGGAAGCCTTCCAACCTAGGGCCTTTTCCAGTGTCTGGTGGAGGCCAGGGTTGTGTCTCATCTTTGTGTCCTCCTTAGCTGTCAACCCAGAGCTTTGTAGGCTTCATGGAAGGTTTAGATGAGTGGTAAATCAGGAGAGGGCTGAAGAGGGCAGTTAAAGCAACAAAAAGGAAGGTAAGGCATCACTCGTGATTCTAGGTAGTATTTCTAATATCTGCCACTTAAGATGTAACTTTCCAAGGTCAAAGAGCTGGGAAGGGGCAGaaatgggatttgaacccaggtgctCTGATTTTGGACCCTACTGTTCTGAGTATATTTGCCTGTAAGGAGGAAAAGTGGTATTTGTGTCATGCCCACTCAGCTCTGTTGTGATTTGGCAAACTTGATGTCCTATTTAAGGGGTAGACCAGCTACTTATTTGTATAAATACAGTTTGATTGGAATACAGTTGTGTTCATTCACTTACGCATTGATTCTGGCTACTTTCAAGCTCTAATTGCAGAGTCAGAGTAGAGATAGCAAGGCCTACAAAGCCTCAGATATTATCTGGTCAAAAGCATTTGCTGACATATGTCACCTGTGAAACATTCAGTTCCCCAATACTGTGCTCTGCTAATAGTCCTGCTGTAAAAGTCTGAGACGTTGATTAGATCTGGACTCTTAAGAGCCTTGATTTTCACCTTCTCTGTTTCTAGTCACTGAATCACATGATGAAATTCTTAACTTCAGTTCTTTCTGCTTTATCTATGCCATTGCAAATGTTATCCTTACTTCTTGTATTATAGCATTTCCAAAACACTCACTCTTCTTAATTCACAACAAGTTTTATTGTGTATGAAAATAGGTAAATGTAACCATATTTTGTTTCAGGTATATTAAGAACTATTAGTAAATCTTATATGAAACTAAATTAATTTCAACTGCACAGAAAATGGTACTAACGGTTCTTTCTGAGTGATGAGATTTTGGATATTCTTGGTATTTGTCTCCATTTTCCAGTATCTCTTCAATATCTATTATGAtcaacagaaaacatttttaataggaCTATATATTATTGAGATAATTGacttaaaagacagaaaatggtTTAAATAACATTTTGGTGTTAAGATAATTTATGTATAAAGATAATTTGttatctgctaagtcgcttcagttatgtccaactctttgtgaccccatggactgtagcccgctgggctcctctatccatggaattctccaggcaagaatactagagtggattgccatgtcctcctccaggggatcttcctgacccagggatggaacctgtctctcttgtgtctcctgcgttggtagatgagtactttaccactagtgccacctgggaagcccaatttgttATTTGTATCATCAAAAACAAAGGAAGCCAATCATGTTGCTTAAATGAATGATAAGAGATAATTTAAGGAACTGGCTGTAGGTCCTGACCCCTGTATGCCCTAATGGTAAATTTCACTGAGATGTGAAAATCCTGGCAactgatttttcttaaaatattttttctttgcttaatgACAGTTGCTGtcctgtttttctgtttcaggaaCATACGCTATGGACTGTATCACTCACTTTTAGAATGGTTCCATCCTCTCTACCTACGTGATAAGAAAAATGGCTTTAAAACCCAGTACTTCGTCAATGCAAAAACAATGCCAGAGCTCTATGACCTTGTTAACAGGTACAAAACATAAGTTGTTTTAGCCTTATGACTTTCATCAATGACATCTGAGCTGCTTATACTGTTGAGGGGAAAGGGGTAGGGGTGGGATATGAAAAAACTCTAGAAGACATCAAAATAGTAATGAGTAATCGTTGTGTTAAGACAAagtatactttttctttttgcttttcaaaacttCCATAGTATGGTCATGCTGATTTTATAAACTGAAACAGAACTGAGGATGGTAGTAAGTCAAACCTCAGTTAACTCCTTCCATACCACTTTCTTTGTCAGGAGCTTGGAGAAGGGCAGCATGGTCTAATGGACCCTACAGAGGGTTTGGCATCTGGCAGATTTGTATTTGAATCCTGCCTCTTGTTACCCTCAAGCATTttcttggctgtgccatgcaagcttgtgaaaaagctggcttaaaactcaacattcacaaaactaaaatcatgtcatctgttcccatcatttcatggcatatagatggggaaaaaaatgaaaatagtgacagactttattttcttgggctccaaaatcactgtgggtggtgactgcagccatgaaattaaaagacatttgctccttggaagaaaaattatgacacacctaaacagcatattaaaaagcagagacattactttgccaacaaaagtccgtctagtcaaagctatggtttttccagtagtcatgtatggatgtgagagttggactgtaaagaaggcgtgccacaaagacagaaatatagatcaatggaacaaaatagaaagcccagagataaatccacgcacatatggacaccttatctttgacaaaggaggcaagaatatacaatggattaaagacaatctctttaacaagtggtgctgggaaaactggtcaaccacttgtaaaagaatgaaactagaacactttctaacaccatacacaaaaataaactcaaaatggattaaagatctaaacataagaccagaaactataaaactcctagaggagaacataggcaaaacactctctgacatacatcacagcaggatcctctatgacccacctcccagaatatcggaaataaaagcaaaaataaacaaatgggacctaattaaccttaaaagcttctgcacatcaaaggaaactctcagcaaggtgaaaagacagccttcagaatgggagaaaataatagcaaatgaagcaactgacaaacaactaatctcaaaaatatacaagcaactcctccagctcaactccagaaaaataaatgacccaatcaaaaaatgggccaaagaactaaatagacatttctccaaagaagacatacagatggctaacaaacacatgaaaagatgctcaacatcactcattatcagagaaatgcaaatcaagaccactatgaggtaccatttcacaccagtcagaatggctgcgatccaaaagtctacaaataataaatgttggagagggtgtggaggaaagggaaccctcttacagtgttggtgggaatgcaaactagtacagccactatggagaacagtgtggagattccttaaaaaactggaaatagaactgccttatgatccagcaatcccactgctgggcatacacactgaggaaaccagaagggaaagagacacgtgtaccccaatgttcatcgcagcactgtttataatagccaggacatggaagcaacctagatgcccatcagcagatgaatggataagaaagctgtggtacatatacacaatggagtattactcagccattaaaaagaatacatttgaatcagttctaatgaggtggatgaaactggagcctattatacagagtgaagtaagccaggaggaaaaacaccaatacagtatactaacgcatatatatggaatttagaaagatggtaacgataaccctgtatacgagacagcaaaagagacactgatgtatagatcagtcttatggactctgtgggagagggagagggtgggaagatttgggagaatggcattgaaacatgtaaaatatcatgtatgaaacgagatgccagtccaggttcaatgcatgatactggatgcttggggctagtgcactgggacgacccagagggatggtatggggagggaggagggaggagggttcaggatggggagcacatgtatacctgtgatggattcattttgatatttggcaaaactaatacaattatgtaaagtttaaaaataaaataaaaaaagaaggcgtgccaaagaattgatgccttcaaattgtggtgctggacaagactcttgagagtgctttggacagcaaggagatcaaaccaatcaatcctaaaggaaatcaaccctgaatattcattggaaggacagatgctgaagctccaatactttggccacctgctgcaaagagatgactcattggaagaccctgatgctgggaaagattgagggcaaaaggaaaacGGGGCgacagagggtgggatggttggatggcatcaccagctcaatagacatgagtttgagcaaactccaggagacagagaaggacagggaagcctggtgtgctgcagtccatggagtcgtaaagaatcagacatgacttagccactgaacaacatcaaTGACCACAACAGCAGTGCagctggtgggatcttagttctctgaccagggatcaagggatcaaacccaggccttcagTAGTgagagcgcagagtcctaaccactgggccgccagggaactcccttaGAAGCCTTAAACAGGTTACTCATCTGAGCCTCAGATTCTCACTCTGTAAAGTGACAAGAATGCCTTCTAAGTAGGGCTCAGCATAACATATGAAGTTTCTATCACTATGCCTGGTACAGAATAATAGAGGCATTATTATTCTTAATTATCCTTAAAAATGATGACTTTTACTTTGGGGTTTGTCACTGGTCTTCACCATGTTTTATTCTGCGTTTGCCCTTCTTGCTCCTGGGGGCACTTAGGAGGATGGTGGACCTTTAAAGATTAAGAGGCAGCCGTCTGTGCTTGGACACTCACTGTAGACCAAAAGACGAAAAAACTTGCACCCAGATGACTGCTGCAAGGAAACAGGACGGTTGTTAAGAAACCAACCAGCAAAGCTTCAAGTCAGAAatccagttctttttttcttactgagTGTATAACCTCGAACAAACTACGTGATCTTTCTATagctcagtttctttacctgtttATACATCACAGGGTGttgtgaaaatgaatgaagttAACGAGTATAAAGTGCCTACTACGATTTTTCCTATACAGTAAAACACACACCATCTGTGTTTCTCTCGCCTCTTAGGCAGCCTTTTTCCTGGACTCGATGTGCTGACCTAAGTGTTTACGGAGTACAGCACAGGATTCACTAACAGGCAGATTTACATATGGGTTCCAGCTCCTATTACTTACCAGCTTTGCACCTAAAACAAAGTTACTGAGCAATACATTCTTGCTTTCTTAAGTGGGACTAATACTGCTTACCTTAGAGGTATAAATACATACACTCATAAGGCTCAGAGTAGTAATATGAGAAAGATGCAACTGTGGCTCAAGTGAATTCAGTAGATTTTTATGATCAAAGCTCTGGGTAGTTGTCCCCCAAAATGCATTTGATGGAACAGTTcaagctcttgctgctgctgctgctgctaagtcacttcagtcgtgtccgactctgtgcgaccccatagacggcagcccaccaggcttcccagtccctgggattctccaggcaagaacactggagtgggttgccatttccttctccgatgcatgaaagtgaaaagtgaaagtgaagtcgctcagtcgtgtccgaccctcagcgaccccatggactgcagcccaccaggctcctccgtccatgggattttccaggcaagagtgctggagtgggtgccattgccttctccggttcgaGCTCTTAACACAtcttaaaagcagaaacagtaaTCCTGTAGTTCTGGAGCACCACTCTTTTCGTTGGAATCAGTTTCTGGAAGGAAACCAAATTGTATACACACTGAATAAAGCTTTACTTTTTAAtctaagacattttaaaaaaagattgggAAGAAATATACCAAAATGCTGTATATTAAATGGTGGTTGTGTTAGCTCACAGGTGTGTGCGTGGTCATTTTCATCCTTTAGTTTTCCGCTTTCTCTGTACCATGGTACTTTCAAAATAggaggaaattaatttttaaatatatgtggcAAAGATAGGTCTGTCAGACTTGACTGTGACTGGATTCAGATGATAAACTTTGTTGTAATTGTGTGTCTCTCAGGTATAAACCTGACTTGATTTGGTCTGATGGAGAGTGGGAATGTCCTGACACTTACTGGAACTCTACAGATTTTCTTGCTTGGCTCTACAATGATAGCCCAGTTAAGGTATGTGATTATATGACTTCTCCCTTATTTATCTGTTATGATAAAACACAATGTGAGGAGCCAAGATCTGGAGTAATAACCGTAATGACAACAGTGACAATAATAAATACtaatctcaggacttccctggggttcaGTGCTTAAGTCtgccttcaccttccaatgcaagggatcagctttgatccctggtcagacagctaagatcccacatgtcttgggcCTAAAAAGCCAACACATAAaaccagaaacaatattgtaacaaattcaataaggactttaagtgtaagcaaataaataaataccagtaTCGATATGGGTGCGGTAGGGACGAGGGAGCTTAATGGATGTGAAAGGTTtctcctttaattcttttttttccccttcctttttttttctttaagctttttttccttaaagctttctttttctcctttaattcttGATTTTTACAAGCTAGTTTTCAAGCTTCTTAAATTTAAGTCGTAGGATAGAAATAGTATAAAGAAGCCCCAGACCACCATAGAGAAAATAAACTGTTAAGCAAATAGACATTGTAAATAAGAAAACCAcccaaaaaattaatatataaaacttaTTAAACGATAGGAATAAAATGTGAGAATCTATGACCTCAGCTACTCTATGTTGACTGTGTAGTTTAACTCATATAGGGAAATTTCTTTTCCCTGAGATCCAAATTCTAAGGAAGTTGGAAACTTCGCCTGCCTTGTGCTGTCCCTCAAAAGCAACCTACTACACTGCACAATAGCTGCCCGTTTATAGTTCACATTTCAAGACACAAAGTAGCAGAAGTCTCAATCTTCACcgtagaaaatttcaaaaatcttACAGATTCTAGCTTTGTtgtgcattttaaagaaaaatctgtgctcacttcagcagcacatatactaaaattggaactatacagagaagattagcatggcccctgcgcaaggatgacacacaaattcgtgaagcgttccatatttaaaaaaaaaagaaaaatctaagacCAGTTTGAACTGAGCTATCTGGGTAGGTTCATAAACCTCTTAGGATgtcactggctgctgctgctgctaagtcgcttcagtcgtgtccgactctgtgtgaccccatagacggcagcccacgtccctgggattctccaggctcccctgtccctgggattctccaggcaagaacactggaatgggttgccatttccttctccaatgcacgaaagtgaaagtgaagttgcttagtcctgtccgactcttagcgaccccatggacagcagcctaccaggctcctctgtccatgggattttccaggcaagagtactggagtggatgtcACTGGCTAACTATTACTAAATTcagaaaaggggaagaaagatCCTATGTGACAATTGGAAGCAAATTCACATTGGTGTTTTGGAACTTTCGGGCTGCGTGGGGACCTCTAGTGGCGAGGCCTGGTGGTTCTTCCCCGGTGGTTCCCCGGCTGGGGTGGCTTAGATGCGGATCCTCGGGTAGGACACTGCAGACCATATTCTACCCACTCTTGTCCTGCGTGCTTTCTCATGCGTTAGGAAAGAGGGTTGTCATGTACTCATATTAGGAAATGACTTTTAGGAGAAGCAGACCCTGATCCTTACCCCTCTGCTGTCTGTAATTCCCACTCCTGACCTCTCTGCAGGTCTTCTCTGGGAGGTCACACCTTCCCCACCACCCTGTCTACGCTATCTTTCCTTATCTTATCTTTCTCTTAACCACTTACCTGGCCCAACATATTTCAGATACCACTTACCTCGTTGCTATCTGTCTCCCTCACTGAAGCATCACCTTTGTGAGGGCAAGAATTTGGGTCTATTCACTCCTACATCCCCAACTCCAGCAACAGTCCTTGGCCCAGTTAGACACAGAGTAAGTACTGGTGGAATGTAAACAAAATCTGGCTCCTGGAAATTTATATTCTTTCCTGAAAGAAGCAAGAAACACTCCTGAACTGGTGTTTAGGTGAATTCCGTGACGCTGATGTGATGTCACATCATAATCGTCCATGTATACGTCTCCTCAGCTAGTCGCTGCTGGATCTCTGAGGGCAAGAGCTGTGACTTGTTTACTCTGGATACCCCAGTATGAGCCTCATAGTAGTATTAAATGTTGACATTAAGTTATTCTATGTAAAGATTTTTCGAAGTTCAGCAAAACcttaagggaaggaaaagaatgttTGATTACTGACTTTGCCTTACTTAGGTAAAGAAAGTCAGGGTTATATAGTGAAAAGCATCCTGGGCTGGATTCATAGTCCCAGCTTTCAGAAACTCTGCCTGGGAATGTGATCTCGGCAGGTCTCCTCTTCTACATCTCTCTTCCGATAGAGTAAGTGGTTTACTAGATAATCTAAACAGGCCCTTCCAGTTCTGACACTACATATTGCTAGACTGGGGTTAACTGCAAATAACGTTTGGAGTTGGATATTTCTTTGTTGTGAAGGGACAGTTCTCTGTGTTGTAAGATgtttatgatatttttttttttgcccacacCATGCGaccatgcgggatcttagttcccagtccagggatcagaCCCCCACCCACTAGCAGTGTAAGCagggattcttaaccgctggacggCCAGGGGATTCCCTTGTAATGGGTTTAGAAGAATCCTTGGTCTCCGCCCACTAGGAGGCAGTGGCACCACCCCGAGTTGTGACCAAGAAACATCTCTAGATTTTGCCCTTTGTCTcctccagttgagaaccactgtgctCTACTGAGTCTGCTCCTTGCTTCCAAACAGGCACCTGACTTATCAAACTGAGTTAGATAGTTTTACCCCCGATGATCTCAGTGCTCCTTCCTCCTTTAGGATGAGGTCGTAGTGAATGACCGATGGGGTCAGAACTGCTCCTGTCATCATGGAGGATACTACAACTGTAAAGATAAATTCCAGCCAGAGACCTTGCCAGATCACAAGTGGGAGATGTGCACCTCCATAGACCAGCGGTCCTGGGGCTACCGTCGAGACATGGAGATGGCTGACATCACAAACGAATCCACGATCATTTCGGTAAGAGGTAGTTATTTGTTAACTGCAGTCCCAGGCTGCCTTCTGGCTAAAAGCGGTGGAAGCACTCTGGATAGACTTATGGGCCGGGAGAACCCGTTCGGGTTATTGAACATACTCATAACACTTGTCCTAAGGAGACAGGTCTAATTACTGAAGAGTTCTGTACAAAGGTGTTCTCCCCAGGATTATTTTCAGATTGACATTGGGCTGTTTCAATTCCTGGCAACCATAAAGGAATAATTCAGCAGATTTGGGGATTTTCCTTAACCATGAAAACGTTTCTGAATGTAATAGGGATTAATGCTTACAGGGTTGATGAAAAGACAAGTTATGCAGTATCACAACTATATAGAATTAACTGCACGAGAAAAAGACCAGAAGGAAACCTCAAAAGTTAATGGTGTGGTGTCTTTGGGGTACTCTAACAGaacctcctttttaaaattttctgtatgtAGCCTTAATTTTTCTGGACTGCCTTGAAGTGCTACTGTGTGGGGTcacaggaaacacacacacacacacgcatcccACCCCAGAAATCTTAAAGACTATATCTCTTTATAGAATGTTTTCCTGAAGGGGcaacatacacatttatatagCTCAGGGTATCCTGAAATTCATCAGATCTCTTCCACACCTCCCCGCCCCACCGCCCCACCCCGAGTCTCCATAGCACCTGCTCTAAGTCTCTCATCTCTAATCTCTGTATTCTCTCTGGCTGGCTCCACAGAATCCTTTCAAGGCCAAGTGCTTTGTTTTCAGCTCCCTGGCTGACACTCTGTGCCTCTGATATATGACACTTCCCTCTACATATGGCACTATGGCAGGTGCCAGCTCACGGGTAAGAGCCCATGATCACTCCCTGGAATCTGAGTTAATATATCTCTCAACTGTGTAGcagaatttttcaattttctcatGTAAGCCTATCCTGCtatgaaaatgacaaaaatatattGTCTTTTCCAAAAGATAGAGGATATTCACAAAACACAGGGAGAACAGCCTAGATTCTTCTTCTTCCCTCCATCTGTGTGTTTTAAGCATTCAGCCAGGCTTGGCATTCAGAACTagaatttccttgttttctgcTCCTGCCAGGAACTGGTTCAGACAGTAAGTTTGGGAGGCAACTATCTTCTCAACGTCGGACCAACCAAAGACGGACTGATCGTTCCCATCTTCCAAGAAAGGCTACTTGCTGTTGGGAAGTGGCTGAGCATCAATGGAGAGGCTATCTATGCCTCCAAACCATGGAGAGTACAATCTGAGAAGAACTCTGTATGGTGAGTCTAGTCTTCTGCTACAGGTGGAACATCCTGAGCTGGCAACCCCTTGGGTCCGCAGTGGTTACAAGCCAGGCTACGGACTCAtctggaggaaacacaagagcTGT
The window above is part of the Bos javanicus breed banteng chromosome 2, ARS-OSU_banteng_1.0, whole genome shotgun sequence genome. Proteins encoded here:
- the FUCA1 gene encoding tissue alpha-L-fucosidase → MRSWVVGARLLLLLQLVLVLGAVRLPPCTDPRHCTDPPRYTPDWPSLDSRPLPAWFDEAKFGVFVHWGVFSVPAWGSEWFWWHWQGEKLPQYESFMKENYPPDFSYADFGPRFTARFFNPDSWADLFKAAGAKYVVLTTKHHEGYTNWPSPVSWNWNSKDVGPHRDLVGELGTAIRKRNIRYGLYHSLLEWFHPLYLRDKKNGFKTQYFVNAKTMPELYDLVNRYKPDLIWSDGEWECPDTYWNSTDFLAWLYNDSPVKDEVVVNDRWGQNCSCHHGGYYNCKDKFQPETLPDHKWEMCTSIDQRSWGYRRDMEMADITNESTIISELVQTVSLGGNYLLNVGPTKDGLIVPIFQERLLAVGKWLSINGEAIYASKPWRVQSEKNSVWYTSKGLAVYAILLHWPEYGILSLISPIATSTTKVTMLGIQKDLKWSLNPSGKGLLVFLPQLPPTALPTEFAWTIKLTGVK